A part of Gemmatimonas groenlandica genomic DNA contains:
- a CDS encoding HlyD family secretion protein: MALSDLDIERELKHLPLETTALLGEANTGRIVSRWLLGILITLFLVLFLPWQQSVRGEGTVTALDPADRPQELPTRIDGRIEQWFVQEGQYVNKGDSIVRISEIKEEYLNPNVLPLTSQQQSAKESAIGEKQNKAAALSTLISQLDAQRDFKLQQTANKIEQYRAEVRQAVLEDSVARDQLRRRERLFRDTLGLVSVNELQAFQIRAQSASAKLVEKQQMLLSAQTDLSSIPAEYGEKISKARSDRASTLAEVSEGRSEVAKLKDKVGSLTIRNSFYLIEAPQDGYVVRATKAGQGEIVKAGEPIVTIQPARPSKAVELFVKPMDIALLKPGRHVRIFFDGWPALQISGWPQVASGTFGAQVAVIDQFPNRAGQFRVLLVPDTTRDEPWPAQLRLGTGVQGWAMLDNVTVGWEIWRQLNGFPLSINPNEALPADAVAGGKGTGKSDAKSVGKK, from the coding sequence ATGGCCTTGTCCGATCTCGATATCGAACGCGAACTCAAACACCTGCCGTTGGAGACGACGGCGCTCTTGGGCGAAGCGAACACCGGCCGCATCGTATCACGCTGGCTGCTGGGCATTCTCATCACGCTGTTCCTCGTACTCTTTCTGCCCTGGCAGCAGAGTGTGCGCGGTGAAGGCACGGTCACCGCTCTCGATCCCGCCGACCGTCCGCAGGAGCTGCCCACGCGGATCGATGGCCGCATCGAGCAGTGGTTTGTGCAGGAGGGCCAGTACGTGAACAAGGGCGACAGCATCGTCCGCATCTCCGAGATCAAGGAGGAATATCTCAACCCCAACGTCCTTCCGCTCACATCGCAGCAGCAGTCGGCGAAGGAATCCGCGATCGGCGAGAAGCAGAACAAGGCGGCTGCCCTCAGCACGCTGATATCGCAGCTCGACGCGCAGCGCGACTTCAAGCTGCAGCAGACCGCGAACAAGATCGAACAGTATCGTGCGGAAGTCCGCCAAGCGGTGCTGGAAGACTCGGTGGCGCGCGATCAGCTGCGTCGCCGCGAGCGACTCTTCCGCGATACGCTCGGTCTCGTCTCGGTGAACGAGTTGCAGGCGTTTCAGATCCGCGCGCAGTCGGCGTCCGCCAAGCTGGTGGAAAAGCAACAGATGCTGCTCAGTGCGCAGACGGATCTCTCGAGCATTCCGGCGGAGTACGGCGAGAAGATTTCGAAGGCACGGTCGGATCGCGCGTCGACGCTCGCCGAGGTGAGCGAAGGCCGGTCTGAAGTGGCGAAGCTCAAGGACAAGGTCGGCTCGCTCACCATTCGCAACAGCTTCTACCTCATCGAGGCGCCGCAGGATGGCTACGTGGTACGCGCCACGAAGGCTGGACAGGGCGAAATCGTGAAAGCCGGCGAGCCGATCGTCACGATTCAACCGGCGCGCCCCAGCAAGGCCGTTGAGCTGTTCGTCAAGCCGATGGACATCGCGCTGCTCAAGCCGGGGCGACACGTGCGCATCTTCTTCGACGGGTGGCCCGCACTGCAGATTTCGGGGTGGCCACAGGTGGCCTCCGGCACATTCGGCGCGCAGGTTGCCGTGATCGACCAATTCCCGAACCGCGCGGGACAGTTCCGAGTGCTGCTGGTTCCTGATACCACTCGGGACGAACCGTGGCCGGCGCAGCTGCGCCTCGGCACAGGCGTGCAAGGTTGGGCGATGCTCGACAACGTGACCGTCGGCTGGGAAATCTGGCGTCAGCTCAACGGCTTCCCGCTCTCGATCAATCCGAACGAAGCGCTGCCGGCGGACGCGGTCGCAGGCGGGAAAGGCACGGGTAAGAGCGATGCGAAAAGCGTAGGCAAGAAGTGA
- a CDS encoding TolC family protein — protein MRSTLAVTLGFCCTILLSGPMSAQSAPAKLDTLGTPFTFPAFVDGILANHPVAAQARLVADQARSDLRTAWGAFDPTVTASWDQKKFGGTQYYNYFDAELKIPLPIGADVTIAFDRTMGRYFNPDRRTEANGTFEAGISIPLGQRILTDERRNALQQARAARDAGDADRTAIVNKLLFSAAKDYGAWYESWRRRVIAQEGEALAEFRLQAVRRRVANGESAPIDTIEALLELQRREVTRFEAEASFYLSSLDVTAYLWDDAGRPAPLPADAKPVLLGIDRVGIDSTRLEELLDVATRRNPDLLKVQARIKQAEAQRLFSTQALLPLAEAKLAGLGASDSEQSFFDGERLDNNYKAGLSIKSPLLFLKETGRFASAGQRLEFQRLERDRVRREVEFDARAAIFDIFNLERLRQRQAANVRNAGLLRDAEQVRYENGESTLLILNLRERLVLDEAVKLAAVEAKVAGARAALAVATGDRTLLLKQN, from the coding sequence GTGCGCAGCACGCTCGCCGTCACACTCGGTTTCTGCTGTACGATCTTGCTCTCGGGTCCGATGTCCGCGCAGTCGGCACCGGCCAAGCTCGATACCCTCGGCACGCCGTTCACCTTTCCGGCATTCGTTGACGGCATTCTCGCCAACCATCCGGTGGCCGCGCAGGCTCGATTGGTGGCCGATCAAGCGCGGTCCGATCTGCGCACCGCGTGGGGCGCGTTCGACCCCACGGTGACGGCCTCGTGGGATCAGAAGAAGTTCGGTGGCACGCAGTACTACAACTACTTCGACGCGGAGCTCAAGATCCCGCTGCCGATCGGAGCCGATGTGACGATCGCCTTCGATCGTACGATGGGGCGGTACTTCAACCCGGACCGACGCACCGAGGCCAACGGCACGTTCGAAGCGGGTATTTCCATCCCGCTCGGCCAACGTATCCTCACCGACGAACGCCGAAACGCGCTGCAACAGGCGCGCGCTGCGCGGGATGCCGGCGATGCTGATCGCACCGCCATCGTGAACAAGCTGCTCTTTTCGGCCGCGAAGGACTATGGCGCGTGGTATGAGAGCTGGCGCCGCCGCGTGATCGCGCAGGAAGGCGAAGCGTTGGCCGAGTTCCGGTTGCAGGCCGTACGACGGCGTGTGGCAAACGGCGAGAGTGCCCCCATCGACACGATCGAAGCGCTCCTCGAATTGCAGCGCCGCGAGGTCACCCGCTTCGAGGCCGAAGCGTCGTTCTACCTGTCATCGCTCGACGTCACGGCGTATCTCTGGGACGACGCGGGCCGCCCGGCCCCACTGCCCGCCGATGCGAAACCCGTGCTGCTCGGCATTGATCGCGTGGGGATCGATTCCACGCGCTTGGAGGAGTTGCTCGACGTCGCCACGCGTCGGAATCCGGATCTGCTCAAGGTGCAGGCGCGCATCAAGCAGGCCGAGGCCCAGCGCCTGTTCAGCACGCAGGCGCTCCTGCCGCTGGCCGAAGCGAAGCTGGCCGGACTCGGGGCGAGCGACAGCGAGCAGTCGTTCTTTGACGGCGAGCGACTGGACAACAACTACAAGGCCGGCCTCAGCATCAAGTCGCCCCTGCTCTTCTTGAAGGAAACCGGTCGCTTCGCGTCGGCGGGGCAGCGTCTCGAATTTCAGCGGCTCGAGCGGGATCGCGTACGACGCGAGGTCGAATTCGACGCGCGCGCCGCGATCTTCGACATCTTCAATCTGGAGCGGCTGCGGCAGCGGCAGGCGGCGAACGTTCGCAACGCTGGCTTGTTACGCGATGCCGAGCAGGTGCGCTACGAGAATGGCGAAAGCACGTTGCTCATTCTGAACCTGCGTGAACGCCTGGTGCTCGATGAAGCCGTCAAGCTCGCGGCGGTAGAAGCCAAAGTGGCGGGCGCCCGTGCCGCCCTCGCCGTCGCCACCGGCGACCGGACGCTGCTGTTGAAGCAGAACTAG
- a CDS encoding CHAD domain-containing protein has product MVDASLLTATDLRRLLPEALRRPAQEGARVVALHWLDQLCEARARWQPSAIVSADVLPPGEAALLAGAPVASADTAYGMEAETLHRARVSLRRLRAVLREHESALDGAVDRRTLRSLQALGQATNAVRDADVQRSWLDAETEQLPADARDEAMRLRAILDRRATRSTADVTRAFEKHLDPIVDRLLARLSTYLLMHRVGMPSTPTPFARHLATRVERASARLRRDLESVTSVESREAMHRVRIRLKRQRAMLAPFAKSRPALGAWYELATRGQDLLGAVRDADLLAERALKAKLPALHRALGAVALAHYEAFTLDWCARIDSVMKALELAVVELRRDSAPATESGVPLEIERKYLLTRVPPVAAAVTPTLIEQGWLPGTALRERLRRSTNPDGTVACWRNVKLGPAQARVEIDEGTSRELFDAMWPLTVAARVRKQRHVVRDQAYAWEIDVFLDRDLVLAEVELSGLDDRPALPEWLVPYVARDVTGEPAYFNSVLARADRAPR; this is encoded by the coding sequence ATGGTTGACGCTTCGCTCCTGACCGCCACCGACCTGCGCCGTCTGCTGCCAGAGGCGCTTCGCCGGCCGGCACAGGAAGGCGCGCGCGTGGTCGCCCTGCACTGGCTCGATCAGCTTTGTGAAGCGCGCGCGCGATGGCAGCCGTCGGCGATCGTGTCGGCGGATGTGCTGCCGCCTGGTGAGGCCGCGCTGCTGGCCGGTGCTCCCGTGGCCTCGGCCGATACCGCCTACGGGATGGAGGCGGAGACACTGCACCGCGCTCGCGTCTCGCTGCGACGGCTGCGCGCGGTGCTTCGCGAGCATGAGAGTGCGCTCGACGGTGCGGTCGACCGGCGCACGCTGCGTTCACTGCAGGCACTCGGACAAGCCACGAATGCCGTGCGTGATGCTGACGTGCAGCGCTCGTGGCTCGACGCGGAAACGGAGCAGCTTCCCGCTGACGCCCGCGACGAAGCGATGCGTCTGCGCGCGATCCTCGACCGTCGGGCCACCCGCTCGACGGCCGACGTCACGCGCGCGTTCGAGAAGCATCTCGATCCGATCGTGGACCGGCTGCTGGCCCGCCTGTCCACGTATCTGCTGATGCATCGCGTGGGTATGCCCTCCACACCGACTCCGTTCGCGCGGCATCTCGCCACGCGAGTCGAACGGGCGTCGGCGCGACTGCGGCGCGATCTGGAGAGCGTCACCAGCGTGGAATCGCGCGAGGCGATGCACCGGGTGCGCATCCGCCTCAAGCGCCAACGCGCCATGCTCGCGCCATTTGCGAAGTCGCGACCGGCACTTGGTGCATGGTATGAACTCGCCACGAGAGGTCAGGATCTGCTGGGCGCGGTGCGCGACGCGGACCTGTTGGCGGAGCGGGCGCTCAAGGCCAAGCTCCCGGCGTTACATCGTGCCCTGGGAGCGGTGGCGCTGGCGCACTACGAAGCGTTCACGCTCGACTGGTGCGCGCGCATCGACAGCGTGATGAAGGCGCTCGAGCTGGCTGTCGTCGAGTTGCGGCGTGACAGCGCACCGGCAACCGAGTCCGGCGTGCCGCTCGAAATCGAACGCAAATATCTCCTCACGCGCGTGCCCCCGGTGGCCGCCGCCGTAACCCCGACACTGATCGAGCAGGGTTGGCTGCCCGGCACCGCACTGCGCGAGCGGCTGCGTCGATCCACCAATCCCGATGGCACGGTCGCATGCTGGCGGAACGTGAAACTCGGTCCGGCGCAGGCGCGCGTCGAGATAGACGAGGGCACAAGCCGCGAATTGTTCGACGCGATGTGGCCGCTGACGGTCGCGGCGCGCGTACGCAAGCAGCGGCACGTCGTGCGCGATCAGGCCTATGCGTGGGAGATTGACGTCTTTCTCGATCGCGATCTCGTACTCGCCGAAGTCGAACTCTCGGGACTCGATGACCGACCGGCGCTCCCCGAATGGCTCGTGCCGTATGTCGCGCGCGACGTCACCGGAGAGCCGGCGTATTTCAATTCCGTGCTGGCGCGCGCGGACCGCGCGCCGCGCTGA
- a CDS encoding CPXCG motif-containing cysteine-rich protein yields MADREEWDLPDDVGDPDEAEDALDDEEFPLGDGVADLVGEVQCPYCGEPVEITLDPGSGTHQQYVEDCQVCCRPWLVSVSYDDDGTAHVHVDANDDHDDNDG; encoded by the coding sequence ATGGCTGACCGGGAAGAGTGGGACCTGCCTGATGACGTCGGCGATCCCGATGAGGCCGAAGACGCGCTCGACGACGAGGAGTTTCCCCTTGGCGACGGCGTCGCCGATCTCGTTGGGGAGGTGCAGTGCCCGTACTGCGGCGAGCCGGTTGAAATCACACTCGACCCGGGCTCCGGGACGCACCAGCAGTACGTCGAGGACTGTCAGGTCTGCTGTCGTCCGTGGCTCGTGTCGGTGAGCTACGACGACGACGGTACGGCCCACGTGCACGTCGACGCGAACGACGATCACGATGACAACGATGGTTGA